The following are encoded in a window of Paraburkholderia sp. HP33-1 genomic DNA:
- the lptM gene encoding LPS translocon maturation chaperone LptM: protein MRVVTRMRAAAPGRAIVAVLAIFAGCALTGCGQRGSLYLPTVPPLPAPPANRTQTPSTDQTQPASGNAAGMGSIPNTSGTPLTLAPEEQLTTPPASAASAPAVPLPASAVPSVQ from the coding sequence ATGCGAGTCGTAACTCGGATGCGCGCGGCAGCACCCGGCCGCGCGATTGTAGCGGTTTTAGCCATTTTCGCAGGTTGTGCGCTCACCGGCTGCGGCCAACGCGGCTCGCTCTATCTGCCGACCGTACCGCCGCTGCCTGCCCCGCCGGCTAACCGCACGCAAACACCGTCGACCGATCAGACGCAACCGGCTAGCGGCAACGCGGCCGGCATGGGCTCGATCCCGAACACCTCGGGCACGCCGCTCACGCTTGCCCCCGAAGAGCAACTCACGACACCGCCCGCTTCGGCGGCATCGGCTCCCGCAGTGCCGCTGCCCGCCTCTGCCGTCCCGTCCGTTCAATAA
- the cyaY gene encoding iron donor protein CyaY: protein MSDSDYLTRAEAVLAAIESALDDIDADIELERSGNVLTLEFENRTKIIVNLQPPMSEIWIAAKAGGFHFRFVDGEWRDTRSGSEFFAALSQYATQQAGEPVRITAQ from the coding sequence ATGTCCGATAGTGATTACCTGACCCGTGCGGAAGCCGTGCTGGCCGCCATCGAGAGCGCGCTAGACGACATCGACGCCGACATCGAGCTCGAGCGCAGCGGCAACGTTCTGACTCTCGAATTCGAGAACCGCACGAAGATCATCGTCAACCTTCAGCCGCCAATGAGCGAGATCTGGATCGCGGCGAAGGCCGGTGGTTTCCACTTCCGTTTCGTCGATGGTGAATGGCGCGATACGCGCAGCGGTTCGGAGTTTTTCGCAGCCCTGTCGCAGTATGCGACGCAGCAGGCCGGTGAGCCGGTGCGGATCACCGCGCAATAA
- the lysA gene encoding diaminopimelate decarboxylase, with protein sequence MTRSAFDYVDGVLHAEGVSAVSLAEQFGTPLYVYSRAALTAAWNAYAGACAGRRASVHVAVKANSNLAVLNVFARLGAGFDIVSGGELARVLAAGGKAENTVFSGVGKQASEMRDALAAGVKCFNVESIPELDRLNAVAGEMGKKAPVSLRVNPDVDAKTHPYISTGLKTNKFGVAFEDARATYQAAAAMANLEVVGIDCHIGSQITEVAPYLDAIDKVLELVEQIEQDGVTIRHIDVGGGLGITYDDETPPEIGEFVRTVLDRIEARGHGHREVYFEPGRSLVGNAGVLLTRLEFLKPGEDKNFAIVDAAMTDLARPAMYDAYHAIEPVVKRDVPAHVYDVVGPVCESGDWLGRERLLAVEPGDLLAIRSAGAYGFVMSSNYNTRARAAEVMVDGTQAHVVRAREEVKQLFAGETILPA encoded by the coding sequence ATGACTCGATCCGCATTTGACTACGTCGACGGCGTATTGCACGCCGAAGGCGTGTCCGCCGTTTCCCTCGCCGAGCAGTTCGGCACGCCGTTGTACGTCTATTCGCGCGCCGCACTCACCGCTGCGTGGAACGCCTATGCGGGTGCTTGCGCCGGGCGTCGCGCGAGCGTGCACGTGGCCGTCAAGGCCAACAGCAATCTCGCGGTGCTGAACGTGTTCGCGCGTCTCGGCGCGGGCTTCGACATCGTGTCGGGCGGCGAGCTCGCGCGCGTGCTCGCGGCCGGCGGCAAAGCGGAAAACACCGTGTTTTCGGGCGTCGGCAAGCAGGCGAGCGAAATGCGCGACGCGCTCGCGGCCGGCGTCAAATGCTTCAACGTCGAATCGATTCCCGAGCTCGACCGCCTCAACGCGGTGGCCGGCGAGATGGGCAAGAAGGCGCCGGTGTCGCTGCGCGTGAATCCCGACGTCGATGCGAAAACGCATCCGTACATTTCCACCGGCCTGAAGACGAACAAGTTCGGCGTCGCGTTCGAGGATGCACGCGCCACCTACCAGGCGGCCGCGGCGATGGCGAATCTCGAGGTGGTCGGCATCGACTGCCATATCGGCTCGCAGATCACCGAAGTCGCGCCCTATCTCGACGCGATCGACAAGGTGCTGGAACTCGTCGAGCAGATCGAGCAGGACGGAGTGACGATTCGCCATATCGACGTCGGCGGCGGTCTCGGCATCACCTACGACGACGAAACGCCGCCGGAAATTGGCGAGTTCGTGCGCACGGTGCTCGATCGAATCGAAGCGCGCGGCCACGGTCACCGCGAAGTCTATTTCGAGCCGGGCCGCTCGCTGGTCGGCAATGCGGGCGTGCTGCTCACGCGTCTCGAGTTTCTGAAGCCGGGCGAGGACAAGAACTTCGCGATCGTCGACGCGGCGATGACCGATCTCGCACGCCCCGCGATGTACGACGCGTATCACGCCATCGAGCCGGTCGTGAAGCGCGACGTGCCCGCGCACGTGTACGACGTGGTCGGCCCGGTCTGCGAAAGCGGCGACTGGCTCGGCCGCGAACGCCTGCTCGCGGTCGAACCCGGCGATCTGCTGGCGATTCGCTCGGCCGGCGCGTACGGCTTCGTGATGAGCTCGAACTACAACACCCGTGCGCGCGCCGCCGAAGTGATGGTGGATGGTACACAGGCGCATGTAGTTCGCGCGCGCGAAGAGGTCAAGCAGCTGTTTGCCGGTGAAACGATTCTGCCGGCGTAA